Proteins encoded together in one Mugil cephalus isolate CIBA_MC_2020 chromosome 16, CIBA_Mcephalus_1.1, whole genome shotgun sequence window:
- the arl4d gene encoding ADP-ribosylation factor-like protein 4D, producing MGNQLTDIAPSTPFLPSFQSVHVVVIGLDSAGKTSLLYRLKLKEFVKTIPTKGFNTEKIKVAVGTNRAINFQVWDVGGQEKLRPLWKSYTRRTDGLVFVVDSTELERMEEAKVELHKITRTSENQGVPVLILANKQDLDSALSVTEVEKLLAVHELSMYTLHHVQSCSAVDGQGLQLGLEKLYEMILKRRKMVKNNRNRKR from the coding sequence ATGGGGAACCAGCTGACTGATATCGCTCCCAGCACGCCGTTCCTGCCAAGCTTTCAGTCTGTGCATGTGGTGGTTATCGGCCTCGACTCAGCCGGCAAGACCTCCCTGCTGTACAGGCTCAAGCTGAAGGAGTTTGTGAAGACGATCCCCACCAAGGGCTTCAACACAGAGAAGATCAAGGTGGCGGTGGGGACGAACCGAGCCATAAACTTCCAGGTGTGGGACGTAGGCGGGCAGGAGAAGCTGCGCCCGCTTTGGAAGTCCTACACCCGGCGGACGGACGGGCTGGTGTTCGTGGTGGACTCCACCGAGCtcgagaggatggaggaggccAAAGTGGAGCTCCACAAGATCACCCGCACCTCAGAGAACCAGGGAGTCCCCGTGCTGATCCTGGCCAACAAACAGGACCTGGACTCGGCCTTGTCCGTCACCGAGGTGGAGAAGCTGCTCGCCGTTCACGAACTGAGCATGTACACGCTGCACCACGTGCAGAGCTGCAGCGCTGTGGACGGCCAGGGGCTCCAGCTGGGCCTGGAGAAACTGTACGAGATGAtcctgaagaggaggaagatggtgaagaacaacaggaacaggaagagatGA